One Pleurocapsa sp. PCC 7327 DNA segment encodes these proteins:
- a CDS encoding anti-sigma factor antagonist (This anti-anti-sigma factor, or anti-sigma factor antagonist, belongs to a family that includes characterized members SpoIIAA, RsbV, RsfA, and RsfB.), with amino-acid sequence MTIHTPETDFSVVYYNNLPVIQMPQRLTILEAVAFKEACHQLLDNNPTSQQMIFDFKNTEFIDSSGVGALVHNSKATGERGIELILYNVRPPVMAVLSMTGLDRILQITSPIQDDERPHHLNVSAQIPETHPSVRSWVKRLIDIVGSLVGLGITAIAFIPIAIAIQLDDPGPIFFFQTRCGWLGKQFKIIKFRSMCVGAEALKNQIPNQAQGAIFKNQNDPRVTKVGRFLRRTSLDELPQFWNVLVGDMSLVGTRPPTPDEVERYEVPEWQRLDVKPGMTGEWQVNGRSQITNFEDVIKLDLRYQKNWSLKYDLELILKTILILFRKNSGAF; translated from the coding sequence ATGACCATTCATACTCCAGAAACCGATTTTTCCGTCGTTTACTACAATAACCTCCCAGTTATCCAAATGCCTCAGCGCTTGACCATCTTGGAAGCCGTCGCTTTCAAGGAGGCATGTCATCAGCTTCTGGACAACAATCCGACATCTCAACAGATGATCTTCGATTTTAAAAATACCGAGTTTATTGACAGTAGTGGAGTTGGGGCATTAGTCCATAACTCTAAGGCTACTGGAGAAAGAGGGATAGAGTTAATTCTCTATAACGTTCGTCCTCCGGTCATGGCGGTTTTGTCAATGACGGGACTCGATCGCATCCTCCAGATTACGTCTCCAATACAAGACGACGAACGACCTCACCATCTAAATGTCAGCGCGCAGATCCCAGAAACGCATCCATCGGTTCGGAGTTGGGTCAAACGGTTAATCGATATCGTCGGCAGTTTGGTCGGATTGGGAATTACGGCGATCGCATTCATTCCGATCGCGATCGCCATCCAACTCGACGATCCCGGACCAATTTTCTTTTTCCAAACGCGCTGCGGTTGGCTAGGAAAACAGTTTAAAATCATTAAATTTCGTTCCATGTGCGTCGGTGCGGAAGCCCTCAAAAACCAAATTCCCAATCAGGCGCAAGGCGCTATTTTCAAAAATCAAAATGACCCGAGAGTTACCAAAGTCGGTCGTTTTTTGCGACGTACCAGTTTGGATGAATTGCCCCAATTCTGGAATGTTTTAGTTGGAGACATGAGTTTAGTCGGCACCAGACCGCCTACGCCCGATGAGGTAGAACGATACGAAGTTCCAGAATGGCAGCGACTCGATGTCAAACCGGGCATGACAGGAGAATGGCAGGTCAACGGGCGATCCCAGATTACTAATTTTGAAGACGTGATCAAATTAGATTTGCGATATCAAAAAAATTGGAGCCTTAAATACGACTTGGAATTAATTTTAAAAACAATTTTAATCCTATTTCGTAAAAATAGTGGAGCTTTTTAG
- a CDS encoding metallophosphoesterase family protein, producing the protein MTHRRIVIGDVHGHYNALISLLDAIAPASDDQVYFLGDLIDRGPHSAKVVDFVLANKYKCLLGNHEQLLLDAVGNGQIVKNVFQAWLYSGGYATLVSYDNNIPQDHLDWMKTLPTYLDLGDIWLVHAGVHPQMPIETQTADHFCWIRDEFHSMTQPYFADKLIITGHTITFTFPGVKPGQLVSGAGWLDIDTGAYHPNSGWLTGLDITNKKVYQVNAKKGTRRTLSLEKVVTQVEPSVVLSKRAKSRL; encoded by the coding sequence ATGACCCATCGCCGAATTGTTATAGGTGACGTTCACGGACATTACAACGCGCTTATCTCCTTGCTAGACGCGATCGCTCCTGCAAGCGACGACCAGGTATACTTTTTAGGAGACTTGATCGACCGAGGACCTCACAGCGCCAAGGTAGTAGACTTCGTTCTCGCTAACAAATACAAGTGTTTGCTAGGAAACCACGAGCAATTGCTACTCGATGCGGTGGGGAACGGTCAGATTGTCAAGAATGTGTTCCAAGCTTGGCTCTATAGCGGCGGCTATGCTACCTTAGTCAGCTACGACAATAACATTCCCCAAGATCATCTCGATTGGATGAAAACCCTGCCCACCTATTTGGATTTAGGAGATATTTGGTTAGTTCATGCTGGAGTTCATCCCCAGATGCCAATTGAAACCCAAACAGCCGATCATTTTTGTTGGATTCGAGATGAATTCCACAGCATGACGCAGCCTTATTTTGCCGATAAGCTCATTATTACCGGGCATACTATCACCTTTACCTTTCCAGGCGTTAAACCCGGTCAACTGGTTTCCGGTGCGGGGTGGCTGGATATCGATACAGGAGCTTACCATCCAAACAGCGGTTGGTTAACTGGCTTAGATATCACCAACAAGAAAGTCTATCAAGTCAATGCCAAAAAAGGCACTCGGCGCACGCTGTCCTTAGAAAAAGTCGTTACCCAAGTCGAACCGTCTGTAGTGTTGTCGAAGCGAGCGAAAAGCCGTTTATAA
- a CDS encoding glycosyltransferase family 4 protein — MRILLYSYNYYPEPIGIAPLMTELAEGLVGRGHQVRVITAMPWYPVGEISPEYRGKLYLTEERNGVKIQRSYVWIRRHRSLSNRVFFEVSFMILSFFQALRGWRPDAIILTIPGLPVCLPAALLGWFYRTPIVLNLQDILPDAAVHVGLIENEKVICLFRKLEQFAYRTATKITVIADGFTKNLLEKGVPADKLIEIPNWVDVNFIKPLSKENNYFRTENHLEDKFVVMYSGNIALTQPLEILIDAAARVQHIPDLAFVIVGKKEALRRLDRYCQERGVKNVLLRPFQPRERLPQMLAAADVAMVMQKDNVICFNMPSKIQVLLASGRAIIASVPAKGTAARAIKKSGGGIVVPPEDPEALAQAILGLYSNPEKVKALGKKGREYAEQHYSFELALDSYEQLLASVGNC; from the coding sequence ATGCGCATCCTGCTTTACTCATATAATTATTATCCCGAACCCATTGGCATCGCTCCACTGATGACCGAACTAGCCGAAGGATTGGTTGGGCGAGGTCATCAGGTTCGCGTCATTACTGCCATGCCTTGGTATCCAGTTGGGGAAATTTCCCCAGAATATCGCGGGAAGCTATACCTAACAGAAGAACGTAACGGGGTTAAGATACAGCGCTCTTATGTTTGGATTCGCCGTCATCGAAGTCTGAGCAATCGAGTCTTCTTCGAGGTCAGTTTCATGATTCTGAGCTTTTTCCAGGCACTCCGGGGCTGGCGGCCCGACGCAATCATCCTAACCATACCGGGACTGCCAGTGTGCCTTCCTGCTGCCTTACTCGGATGGTTTTACCGCACCCCAATCGTTTTGAATCTTCAAGATATCTTACCAGATGCCGCCGTTCACGTCGGACTGATCGAGAACGAAAAAGTCATTTGCCTGTTTCGCAAGTTAGAGCAATTTGCCTACCGAACTGCTACCAAAATTACTGTTATTGCTGATGGATTCACCAAAAACCTGCTTGAAAAAGGTGTTCCAGCCGATAAACTCATCGAGATTCCTAACTGGGTCGATGTTAACTTTATCAAGCCACTTTCAAAAGAAAATAACTATTTTCGGACTGAAAATCACTTAGAAGATAAATTCGTGGTGATGTATTCTGGCAACATTGCCCTCACCCAACCCCTAGAAATCTTAATCGATGCAGCCGCACGAGTGCAACATATTCCCGATCTAGCCTTTGTTATTGTCGGTAAAAAGGAAGCTCTCAGGCGACTAGATCGTTACTGTCAAGAACGCGGAGTCAAAAATGTTTTATTGCGACCTTTTCAGCCCAGAGAACGGCTTCCACAGATGCTAGCAGCGGCAGACGTAGCAATGGTGATGCAAAAAGACAACGTTATCTGTTTTAATATGCCCTCGAAAATTCAAGTGTTGCTGGCAAGCGGTCGCGCCATTATTGCCTCGGTTCCAGCCAAGGGAACGGCTGCTAGGGCAATCAAAAAAAGCGGTGGCGGGATCGTCGTTCCTCCAGAAGATCCCGAGGCACTCGCCCAAGCCATTTTGGGACTCTACTCAAATCCAGAAAAAGTGAAAGCTTTGGGCAAAAAGGGAAGAGAATATGCAGAACAACATTATTCCTTTGAATTGGCTTTGGATAGTTACGAGCAATTGCTTGCTTCGGTTGGGAATTGTTGA
- a CDS encoding glycosyltransferase family 4 protein produces MHKCGVHLIRTHYPHWGKYTGINRFVEYIDPEKFKIDDRVVPMGESNFPITSPRIKKRLRHWIKKNGVREYDLNDLMAETVALGQWLRGRADIVHYLDGEHSLQYLPSLIRKLKFLRKKASIVATFHQPPQDLEFLLNVDIVRRLDRVIVISPDQTAYFEQYLPKHKISLVLHGVDVNYFHPATESQKTDKFRCLSVGSWLRDYDRVLAVAERLQTHADIEFHIVSPKVSASPEQKNIYIYKDIDDTQLLKLYQQSDVLFLPLFGATANNAILEGMACGLPIISTDLTSIRAYLPGKEAILISDNNVELCVKTILDLYNSPNICQEMARAARLRAIELSWQNVARQMELIYASLIC; encoded by the coding sequence ATGCATAAATGCGGCGTACACCTAATTCGTACTCATTATCCCCATTGGGGAAAATACACGGGAATCAATAGGTTTGTTGAGTATATCGATCCAGAAAAATTTAAAATAGACGATCGCGTCGTGCCGATGGGAGAAAGTAATTTTCCCATCACCAGTCCCAGAATCAAAAAGCGTCTCAGGCATTGGATTAAGAAAAATGGAGTCCGAGAGTACGATCTCAACGATTTGATGGCAGAAACGGTTGCGCTAGGTCAGTGGTTGCGAGGTCGTGCCGACATAGTTCATTATCTCGATGGCGAACACTCTTTACAGTATTTACCATCTTTAATTCGTAAATTGAAATTTTTAAGAAAAAAAGCATCGATTGTCGCAACTTTTCACCAACCGCCCCAAGATTTAGAGTTTCTCTTAAATGTTGATATCGTTCGCCGTCTCGATCGCGTTATTGTCATTTCTCCAGACCAAACTGCTTACTTCGAGCAATATTTGCCAAAACATAAAATCTCGCTCGTCTTACATGGTGTAGATGTAAATTATTTTCATCCCGCCACTGAATCGCAAAAAACGGACAAGTTTCGCTGTCTTAGCGTTGGTTCTTGGCTGCGGGATTACGATCGTGTTTTAGCTGTGGCAGAGCGGTTACAAACCCATGCAGATATCGAATTCCACATTGTCTCCCCAAAAGTTTCTGCCTCGCCCGAACAGAAAAATATATATATCTACAAAGATATCGACGATACCCAATTACTGAAACTCTATCAGCAGTCTGACGTACTATTCCTACCCCTATTTGGCGCGACTGCTAACAATGCTATTTTAGAGGGCATGGCTTGTGGTTTGCCGATAATCTCTACAGATTTGACTTCAATTCGAGCTTACCTTCCCGGCAAAGAAGCAATTCTCATTTCGGACAATAATGTAGAACTGTGTGTAAAAACCATCTTAGACTTGTACAATAGCCCTAACATTTGTCAGGAGATGGCAAGAGCGGCTCGGCTCAGAGCAATCGAACTATCTTGGCAGAACGTGGCGCGACAGATGGAGTTAATTTATGCTTCATTAATATGCTGA
- a CDS encoding ATP-binding protein translates to MREQFRLRVKTHIEALTIVLQWFERNTEPILPEKCRWQCKLALAEGFTNTVRYAHQHLPTTTPIDIELNIFSNYLEIRIWDWGSPFDIHAKLKALRQNPTDPLEKEGDRGLFFMQELTDDLQYVRASEARNCLVMKKKISG, encoded by the coding sequence TTGCGCGAACAATTTCGGCTCCGAGTTAAAACTCATATAGAAGCTTTGACGATAGTCTTACAGTGGTTCGAGCGCAATACAGAACCGATCTTGCCAGAAAAGTGTCGATGGCAATGTAAATTAGCACTAGCAGAAGGATTTACAAATACAGTTCGCTACGCCCATCAACACCTGCCAACAACAACGCCAATCGATATAGAATTAAATATATTTAGCAACTATTTAGAAATCCGCATCTGGGATTGGGGATCTCCTTTCGACATTCATGCCAAACTGAAGGCTTTACGTCAAAATCCAACCGATCCCCTAGAAAAAGAAGGCGATCGCGGGCTATTCTTCATGCAAGAACTCACCGACGATCTCCAGTACGTTCGCGCCTCAGAAGCCCGCAATTGTTTGGTAATGAAAAAAAAGATTTCTGGTTAA